ATATGGTGATTATTATCCTGTAACTGTACTTGGACGGAGTTATGCGGTAATTCTTTATTTAATTGGAATTGGACTAATTGGTGTATTAATAGGAAAGATTGTTGAATGGTTTGCTGACTTTCGTAAGAAACGTGAGGAGGGTAAGATGGAGTATAGAGGGAAAAATCATATTGTTATTATCGGTTGGTCAAAAAAAGCAAAGTTTGCAGTAGAGGAAATAATGGAATCTTCTGATACAAATGTTGTAGTTATTGACCAGCTTGAAAGAGCACCATTATTAAATGAACGTGTTCATTATATACAAGGAAATGCTACGAAAGAACTTACTATGAAAATGTCTAATGTACAACATGCTAAAGCTGTATTAATTTTTAGTGATGATACAATTAAAGAGCCTGAATTAGCAGATGGGAAGACGTTGTTAATTGCTTCAACAATTGAATCATATGCACCTAAAGTGCATACGACGGTGGAAATTCTTGATGAAGAGCATATTAAGAATTTTACACATGTAAACGTTGATGAATTTGTATTAAGTCATGAGACGATATCACGTCTTTCAGTAAGG
This genomic interval from Bacillus solimangrovi contains the following:
- a CDS encoding potassium channel family protein; the encoded protein is MSLYFFRSLFLKLLKVNNWVLISASFTLILFSTIMVTFLEPETFPTLFEGFWWVMTTVTTVGYGDYYPVTVLGRSYAVILYLIGIGLIGVLIGKIVEWFADFRKKREEGKMEYRGKNHIVIIGWSKKAKFAVEEIMESSDTNVVVIDQLERAPLLNERVHYIQGNATKELTMKMSNVQHAKAVLIFSDDTIKEPELADGKTLLIASTIESYAPKVHTTVEILDEEHIKNFTHVNVDEFVLSHETISRLSVRSVFMNGVTSIYSQLMSHTHGDDLFQVGVRQNWNTYRDAFEALLQEGATLIADGDELNINRRLDEPIRDDAKLFVICDKETYQQVKK